Proteins encoded within one genomic window of Natator depressus isolate rNatDep1 chromosome 1, rNatDep2.hap1, whole genome shotgun sequence:
- the LOC141974415 gene encoding olfactory receptor 52P1-like yields MASFNLTPSDASTFILMGIPGLETAHIMISIPFSTFYIIGLLGNFTILFVVGKEQTLHKPMYLLICMLALTDISRSTSTVPKALCIFWFNLKYITVNGCLTQMFFHHVFSLMHSSILVTMAFDRYVAICNPLRYATILTNARIAKLGLVGLIRAVLFILPLPLLLSRQPFCANRIIPHTYCEHIAVVKMSCGDSTVNGTWNFVLVFVIIGLDLPLIALSYGLIIRAVFRISSKEAHQKAFNTCSTHTWVILTSYTPPLFSNLTHQFGQDIAPHVHIILANLYFLIPPMLNPIIYGVKNKELCDKVVKYIYRM; encoded by the coding sequence ATGGCATCTTTCAACCTCACCCCCTCTGATGCTTCAACATTCATCCTAATGGGCATCCCCGGCCTGGAAACTGCCCACATCAtgatttccatccctttctctaCATTCTACATTATTGGGCTGTTGGGAAATTTCACAATTCTGTttgttgtaggcaaagagcagacCCTGCACAAGCCGATGTACCTGCTGATCTGCATGCTGGCGCTCACAGACATCAGCAGGTCGACCTCCACTGTGCCTaaggcactgtgtatattttggttcaatttgaaatACATCACTGTGAatggctgcctcacccagatgttcttccaTCATGTTTTTTCTCTTATGCATTCATCCATCCTTGTGACAATGGCCTTTGATCGCTAcgttgccatatgtaaccctctgagatacgccaccatcctcaccaacgcacgaatagctaagctagggctaGTGGGTTTGATAcgagctgttctcttcattctgcccctgcccctgctcctgagcaggcagccattctgtgccaaccgCATTATCCCCCACACGTACTGCGAGCACATAGCTGTGGTGAAGATGTCGTGTGGGGACAGCACAGTCAACGGGACATGGAACTTTGTGTTAGTGTTTGTAATCATCGGGTTAGACCTGCCGCTGATTGCCCTGTCCTATGGTCTGATCATCAGGGCTGTCTTCAGAATCTCCTCCAAGGAAGCCCACCAGAAAGCCTTCAACACCTGCTCAACCCACACCTGGGTGATTCTGACCTCTTATACTCCCCCCCTCTTCTCTAACCTGACACATCAGTTCGGTCAGGACATCGCTCCCCATGTTCACATCATCTTGGCCAACCTCTATTTTCTCATCCCCCCCATGCtcaaccctatcatttatgggGTCAAAAACAAGGAGCTTTGTGACAAAGTGGTTAAATACATCTACAGAATGTGA